The genome window GTGCGCAGAGGTCATTGTACTGCTGTAGCAGGGCCAGAGTCCCGTCATTGTCAGAGCGATCCGGTGAAGCAGTGGAGAATCCGTCCGGAGATGATAGAAGAGACTCTATCTCCTCATCTAAAATGACGTAGTTTCTCAGGTTGTCTGAGTTATTCTGTATGTAAAGTGTGCTATTCCTTTTTATGAGCCATTGTGCGGCAAGCCTTATCCTGTTTATGTCGTCATCTATGCTTTCTAATATGCTCGCATATACACAATGATCAATATCATCTACACACCGTGCAGCATTTTTATTGTCATATTTCATATGCAAAATATTTATGCCCTTCATTATTGACACTAAATCCCACTATATCAATATTCATGCATGCCACAAATAATGTGCAAATAATGTGCAAGTAACTGTAACAGTTTCAAATAATAGTTCAATTGGCCTATCAGGTATTTTTTCAGGTAGTAAATTCACTAACACCAGTGAGCTACTCCTATTACAATAAAGTATTAGGTCTTTTTTCACATTGCCACGCAACTCCATTGACTACGGCGTTTTCTGATAAAAAAAGGCCGGAGCAGGGGGAGCTCCGACCGAATGTACTTCACGGGGAAAGGAGATTTCAGCGGCAGTGAGCAACCTTGACGAAGATCGGGTTGGAGTAGAACCAGAGATCGGCATAGGCCTTTGCCGAGTCATTGGCTCCGACCAGATCGTCGATGAGCGGATTGCCTGCCTCATCGGTCTCGTTCGGGGTATTGGCCGGGAGGTTGGTGCCGCGCAGGCGGAAGTAGGTATCCTTGCCGAGCTTTTTCACCTTGTACTCGACGGTCATGAAGCCGTCGCGGTCCTGTTTCCAGTCGCTACGGTTAAAGGTGGCGACCACCCGGCTGCTGTCGTTGGTATCCTTGCTGTAGTCGGGGTTCAGGGTCACGCCGTCGTCCAGGTACTTGGCAACCCGGCCGGTGATGTCGCCGGCGATCAGGTCGATATGGTCGACTGCCACCGCATCGCCGTTGTTGTTCATGGCCGGGCTCTTGAAGCGGATCTTCAGCTTCACGCTCCGGCCTTCGGCATGAAGTTCGCTCCCCATGGGGGCTTCATGGTCGCCGCTTTCGGCGCTGAATTCCAGGGCATCGATCAGGTCGCCATGGACGGCAAAGGAAGCTCCGGAGCGGAGACCGCTGACCAGCTCACCCAGCGACAGGTCGCCGTCGCGGTCCATGTCGCGTACAAAGGTATAGGACTTGGCGTATTCACCCGGCCAGAAATCGCCGTCGATGCTGTGGAAGTCTGAGTCGACAAAGGTGTAGAAGTGGCGCCCCTCGCCCAGCAGTGCGTCCCAGAGGCCGCCGACCTTGGCGATCATGTAGTCGGCTCCGCCATAGGTGCGGGCCTTCACGTTCGCGTTGCCGTATCCGCCGCGGTTGCTTTCTTTCTGGTGGCCGGGGATGCCTTCAAAACCGAAGGCAACGGTCGGTGCCGCGTTGTTGAAGTCGCGGATATCGGCAATGCTGTATTTGAGCGCGCGGGAGGGATGGTTGAGCAGGAAGTAACTGCTCATCGGGTAGTTGTCCTGCAACCATTTGGCGCCGGCTACGGCCTTGTCGTGGCTGTTGGCGGCAACCTTGCCGGAAACGTCGAGATAGCTGTCGCTGGTGGTGCCGGAATCGCTGCCGTCGAACAGATACTCATGCTGCGCGATTGCCTGGCCCCCTTCCTCTGCCGGGCCGACAATGGCGACGCTGGCATGCTCGTGGGTCGGCACGTTCCACTCGTACCCCTGGACGATCAGCTTGTCCGGGTAGGTGCTGCGGGCCTCGCTGATGATCGGGTAGGAATACTGCCAGAGCGACTGCCAGCGCCACATCTTGCCGGCCGGCGGATTGCCGAGGAAGGCGGTATCGCTGGGCCATGCCGTCCCCTGCGGGGTGCGGGCGGACGTGCCGCCATGCTCGGAGTTGGCCATCCAGCCCAGGCCGTACTGGAAGGCATGACTCAGGACATCTGCCTGGATGTTGCTGCCGTCGGTGAGGAAGGTGTGGTTGTGGAAGTCGCCGGCCAGCCAGCGGTCAGCCGTGTGGTGGTGCCGTCCGTGGTCGCGGGCCATGGCCGGTGCGGCACAGGCAAGGGTGAGGGCCAGGACGCCGATCCCCACGCCACGAAGCAGTGATTCGTTCTTTCCCATTGTTCGCTCTCCTTTTGTCAGTGAAATGATATGAATCGAATGGTGGAGAGCCTACACGGCAATTGTTGCACCCGTGTGGAGGACAGGTAAAAAGTGGGAAAACTTTCATGACGATTCCGCGAGGGAATGCCGGCAAATGTTACGAATGTGTAAAACATTGAATTCATGGGCAATGGAATGCCATTCCCACTTGCAAAACAGCTTGCCTATGGTTAAATAGAGCCATCAATCATGAAAATTGCATCATCTGTGACAATCCACCTGATCCGGCATGCCGAGGCGATTCCGCGCACCGCCGAATTCCCCGAGCCGTTCCGCTACCTGACCTGTCGCGGCCGGGCTCGCTTTCGCCGTGTCGCCGCAGCCCTGAAAAAGCAGCAGGCAGAGCCGGATCTCATCTATACCAGCCCGCTGGTCCGCTCCGTGCAAACAGCCGAGATCCTCGCCGAGACTATCCGCTTTTGCGGGGATCTGCGGGTTGTCCCGGCTCTCGGCCCCGGATTCACGATCAATGATCTGCGCGACATCATCGGCAGCAGTCCGCAGTGCGAGGAAATAGCCCTGGTCGGGCACGAACCGGACCTGGGGATGGTTGCGCGCACCCTGCTCAACGCGGAACTCCCCTGTTCGCTGAAAAAAGGGGGGGCTGTCTCGTTCAGGGTCGAACCTGACCGGATTGAACGGAAAGCGGAGTTTTTCATGCTCGTCACCGGCGGCGGCAAGGTCGTGACGGACAGGGGCAAGGCCCTGGAGCGGCTGCAGGCGCCGAACAGACAATAGCAGGTTGTTGAAAAACAGCCATCTCGCCGCCGTCCTCGAAAGCCGCCTTGTGCGGCGTAGCGCTGCTACGCCTCCGCAGGGCTTTCTGCGGGTGCGCCGATCTGACTGTTTTTGAACAACCTGAGGTTTTAGCTACGCTGAACTTCGTTTTCAACAACCTGATAGGAGGGAATGACGTGGGTGCTATGGAAGAAAAACTCAGGCAGTTGAAGGGGGTGGGAGATGTGCTCGCCCGCCGGCTCGTGGAGAACGGGCTGGACACCTACGAGAAGATCGTCGTTGCCGGCGAAGAGGGGCTCCGTTCGATCAAGGGGATCAACCCCCGCTCCGTTTCTGCCATCCTGGCACAGGCAACCGCACTCGCCGAAAAACTCGGGGCTGACAAGGCGGAGCGGATCGCCGGATTGAAGCAGCATGTCGCCACGTTGCGGGAGACGGTGCAATCGTGCGCCACCTCTGCCAAGGAGCGTTTCAGCGAGGCGCTCAAGGGGAAACCGGGCCAGAAGCTGACCCGCACCCTGGTGCAGACCCTCGACACCCTCGACAGGGTCGAGGAAAAGCTGCACAAGCGGGTCAAGAAGGCCGGCAAGGGGCTGACCAAGGCGAGCCGCCGAATGGAAAAGATTGTGGAAGCCGACCTGGACGGGGTTCGCAAGGGGCTGAAAAAGACCCGCAAGGCGCTGAAACGGGTACTGGCATGATCGGAATCGGTGCTGACGAACCGGTGCCGGGCCGGCTGATCGCGGTCGAAGGGCTGGACGGCTCGGGCAAATCCACACAGATCTATCTGCTCAAGCGTTGGCTGGAGATGAAGGGGCTCAAGGTCTTTTTTTCCGAATGGAACTCGTCGTTCCTGGTGAAGAAGGCGACCAGCAAGGGGAAAAAGCGCCAGCTCCTCACCCCGACCACCTTCAGCCTCATTCACAGCACCGACTTTGCCGACCGCTACGAGCGCCAGATCCTGCCGCTCCTCAAGGCCGGGTTCATCGTGCTCTGCGACCGCTACATCTATACCGCATTCGCCCGCGATGCGGTCCGCGGCTGTCCCCGCCCCTGGCTGCACAAGCTGTACAGCTTCGCCAGGAAGCCGGACATCACCTTCTTTTTCAACACCCCTCTCCAGACCGCCCTCGGGAGGATTCTCGGCGGCCGGCCCCAGCTCAAGTACCACGAGGCCGGCATGGACCTGGGGCTCTCCCGCGACCCTTACGAGAGTTTCAGCCTGTTCCAGGGAAAGATCTACCAGGAGTACCTGGACATGAAAGACAGTTATTCCTTCGAGGAGATCGACGGCACGGCGCTCATCGAGACCCAGCAGCAGCAGGTCAGGGAGATCGTCGGCGAGAGGATTGATCTGGCCCGTTTCCGCCGCAGAAGCAGCATTTGAATCGGAAAGGGTTCTTTTCCGCCCTGGCTGTGTCAATCTGCGGGATTCCTTGTGCGGCGTAGCGCTGCTACGCCTCCGCGCAATCCCTTGATTTCCTTGCCAGAACGAAAAATCCCTCCTTTCCGGTGCGGATACTGATAGTTTCTCATCCGGAGTTTTCTGGACTACATCAGCTAAAGGGATCATTCATGCGGTTTTATGGAGAAGGACTGCCGGGGATCAACCCGGAGGAGCTGACCGGCAAGCTGATCGTCATCGAGGGGGCGGACGGTTCAGGCCGTTCCACCCAGATCGAAATCCTGCGCAATGAGCTGGAAAACCGGGGTCACGGCACGGTCAATGTCGGGCTGCGGCGCTCCACCCTCGTCTCCGAAGAGCTGAACGAGGCCAAGCAGGGGAACGTGCTGGGGGAGATCACCCGCAGCCTCTTCTACGCCACCGATTTTGCCGACCAGTTGGAAAACAGGATCGTGCCGGCGCTCAAGGCCGGATTTTTCGTCATTGCCGACCGCTACATCTACACGCTCATGGCCCGCGACATCGTCCGGGGGGCCGACCGCGAATGGGTCCGCTCCCTCTACGGGATCGCCCTGGTCCCCCAGCTGGTGATCTACCTGAAGGTGAGCCCGGCGCAGCTGATCGAGCGGAACCTGAGCAAGAATTCCACCCTGGACTACTGGGAGTCGGGCAGGGACCTGGGGCTCTCCCGCGACAGCTTTGACAGTTTCATCCGCTACCAGCGCCTGATCCAGAAGGAGTTCGAGCGACTGCAGGAACACTACGACTTTACCGCGGTGAACGGCAACCTGACCGTCAGGTCGGTGGCCAGGGAGATCAGCGCCAAGATGCTGGAACGGCTGGGGGTATGACCATGGAAAACGGGAATCGCCGCAACCGGGAAGAGATGCTCGCGGAAATGGTAGCCGAGTTCCGCCACCTGCGGAATATCATCCGCGAGGTCGGCGAGGCACTCATCATCCGGAAGGAGAGCGAGGTGGAGGCGCTGGTGGAGATGCTGGAGACGCTCTCCGTCGCCGAACTGCGCGCCGTTTCACCTGAATGGTTGCGCCGGATCAAGCAGCTGAAGGTAAAACCGGCCAAGGGAAGGATGAAGGACCTGAAGCAGATCGTCCACATCATGGAGGAGTTCCAGGAAAAGGCCGAAGAACTGCGGGAGCCCCCCCGGCAGCGCAAAAAGGTGGAGAAGAGCCCTCCCCCGGCTCGCCATGCCCGCAAGCTTGACCGCCTGGCGGGCGAAACGTTGCCGTGATGCGGCTCGAACCGACGGCACCGCTCTGGGTTGCGGCACGGGCTCTGATCGCAGAGCGGAAATGCGACCTGGAGCAGCGCTGGAATCGGGCCGAAAGAACCTTCGACGCAGAGGATATCCACGACCTCCGCGTCTCATCTCGCCGCCTGCGCGAGGCACTGGCCTTCTTCTCCCCCTGCTTCCCCTCCAAGAGCCTTGACCGCATCTCCTCCCGCACCAAGCATCTGACCCGGATGCTCGGCACCATGCGCAACACCGACGAAGCGATGATCTTCTTCCGCTCCTGCGCCACTTCCGGACAGAGAGCGCCAGAACTGGACAGGCTGCTCTCGCAGCTGGAACAGGAGCGAAAACAGGAACTGAAGCTCCTGAAAGCGGGCCTGCAGAGCCATCCCCTCGCCCCCCTGCGCGAGCAGCTCGACGCTCTGCTCCTGGAGCCGGACCTCTTTGCCAACGAGCGGGTCGACCCGTTCACACAGATCGTCGCATTCGCCAGGGAAATGATCGTCGAGCGGATGAAGGGAGTGGCAGAGCTCCTCCCCCTGGCAACCGATGAGAAGCAGGTCGATGCCCTGCACCGCCTGCGCATCGCCATCAAGCGGCTCAGGTACCGGTACGAGCTGCTGGCGCCACTGGCCGGAAGCGGGCACGCCGAGCTTTTGGCCATCGTCAAGGCCTACCAGGACCTGCTGGGCACCATGCACGACCTGGATCTCTTTGCGGAGATGGTCGCCAAGCGGCTGCCGGAAACTTCCGATAAAACGCGCCTGCTGGCAGAGATCGCCGGGCTGCGGCATGCCCTGTTCGCCGACTTCAGCGCCATGCTGCGCCGCTCACCGCTTCCGGACACGGGTGAGCAGATGAGGAGATCATTGTGAAACCCGAACGGCTCGCTGCCATCGACATCGGCACCAACTCCATCCGGAGCATCGTGGTGGAGGTCGACCCTATCGGCACCACCAGGGTGCTCGACGACGAGAAGGTGGCCGTGCGGCTGGGCGAAGGGCTTCACCAGAACGGAGTCATCTCTCCTGCCGCCTGCAAACGGGCCATGGACGCCCTCTCCCGCCTGAAAAAGATCATCGAGGGGTTCGGGGTCCGCGCCATCGAAGCGGTCGCCACCAGCGCCGTCCGCAAGGCAGCCAACGGGGCCGCGTTCATCGAGGCGATCCGGCAAGAGACCGGGCTCGACGTCAGGGTCATCAGCGGCGAGGAGGAGGCCGAACTGGCCGCCTACAGCGCCTTCAACAACTTCGAGCTGGAAGGGACGCGGCAGTTGCTGGTCGATATCGGCGGCGGCAGCCTTGAGCTGGTAACCACCGTCGGCCACCACATTGACGAGATCACCTCCCTGGAGCTCGGCGCCGTCTACCTGACCGAAACCTTTCTCCGCTCCGACCCGGTAACGGACCGCGAGCACCAGCGCCTGCGCCGCCAGATCCGCAAGACCATCAAGAGCACCTTTGCCTCCGAACTGATCCCCACGGCGGGCCTGATCGGGTCAGGCGGCACCATCACCGCCATCGGCTCCATGATCATGGCCTCGCGCCGCGAGGAATACGGCTCGCTCCATGGTTACGAACTGCTCCGCTCCGACGTGGTCCACCTGCTGGCCATGCTGCTGCGCAAGAACACGCGCGAGCTCCGCTCCATCCCCGGTCTCAACCCGGACCGGGCGGATATCATCATCGCCGGGGTAACGGTGGTGGACGAGCTGATGGATATAGCCCAGGCCAACCTCCTGCGGGTCAACGAGCGGGGCATCAGGGAGGGGCTGATCCTCAAGGGGCTCCACCGGCACAAGCTGGTTGACGCAGGGAAGCGGAGCCGCTCCTGGCGGGCGTCGATCCTCGATTTTGCCGCATCCTGCCACTTCGACGAACGGCATTCGCTCCAGGTGGCCAGGCTGTCGCTGGAGATCTTCGCAGGACTGGCCAAACCGTACAAACTCGGCGACAGTGCCCGCCGCATCCTGGAGGCGGCCGCCATCCTCCATGACGTCGGCTACTTCATCAACTATTCCAGCCATCACAAGCATTCCTACCACCTGATCCGCCACGCGGACCTCTTCGGCTTCACCCCGCGGGAGCGGGAACTGATTGCCCACGTGGCCCGCTACCACCGCAAATCGCTCCCCAAGAAGAAACATGACCAGTACATGCG of Geobacter sp. contains these proteins:
- a CDS encoding HD domain-containing protein, with amino-acid sequence MKPERLAAIDIGTNSIRSIVVEVDPIGTTRVLDDEKVAVRLGEGLHQNGVISPAACKRAMDALSRLKKIIEGFGVRAIEAVATSAVRKAANGAAFIEAIRQETGLDVRVISGEEEAELAAYSAFNNFELEGTRQLLVDIGGGSLELVTTVGHHIDEITSLELGAVYLTETFLRSDPVTDREHQRLRRQIRKTIKSTFASELIPTAGLIGSGGTITAIGSMIMASRREEYGSLHGYELLRSDVVHLLAMLLRKNTRELRSIPGLNPDRADIIIAGVTVVDELMDIAQANLLRVNERGIREGLILKGLHRHKLVDAGKRSRSWRASILDFAASCHFDERHSLQVARLSLEIFAGLAKPYKLGDSARRILEAAAILHDVGYFINYSSHHKHSYHLIRHADLFGFTPRERELIAHVARYHRKSLPKKKHDQYMRLSPADRLLVSRLGGILRLADGLDRRRNCAVSSLECRLERNIFKIRLHGRDDLSVEQFGGQAKGDLLQTAFDLGLELEAVPEGAGSATS
- a CDS encoding helix-hairpin-helix domain-containing protein; this encodes MGAMEEKLRQLKGVGDVLARRLVENGLDTYEKIVVAGEEGLRSIKGINPRSVSAILAQATALAEKLGADKAERIAGLKQHVATLRETVQSCATSAKERFSEALKGKPGQKLTRTLVQTLDTLDRVEEKLHKRVKKAGKGLTKASRRMEKIVEADLDGVRKGLKKTRKALKRVLA
- a CDS encoding phosphohistidine phosphatase encodes the protein MTIHLIRHAEAIPRTAEFPEPFRYLTCRGRARFRRVAAALKKQQAEPDLIYTSPLVRSVQTAEILAETIRFCGDLRVVPALGPGFTINDLRDIIGSSPQCEEIALVGHEPDLGMVARTLLNAELPCSLKKGGAVSFRVEPDRIERKAEFFMLVTGGGKVVTDRGKALERLQAPNRQ
- a CDS encoding thymidylate kinase; this encodes MIGIGADEPVPGRLIAVEGLDGSGKSTQIYLLKRWLEMKGLKVFFSEWNSSFLVKKATSKGKKRQLLTPTTFSLIHSTDFADRYERQILPLLKAGFIVLCDRYIYTAFARDAVRGCPRPWLHKLYSFARKPDITFFFNTPLQTALGRILGGRPQLKYHEAGMDLGLSRDPYESFSLFQGKIYQEYLDMKDSYSFEEIDGTALIETQQQQVREIVGERIDLARFRRRSSI
- a CDS encoding thymidylate kinase, translated to MRFYGEGLPGINPEELTGKLIVIEGADGSGRSTQIEILRNELENRGHGTVNVGLRRSTLVSEELNEAKQGNVLGEITRSLFYATDFADQLENRIVPALKAGFFVIADRYIYTLMARDIVRGADREWVRSLYGIALVPQLVIYLKVSPAQLIERNLSKNSTLDYWESGRDLGLSRDSFDSFIRYQRLIQKEFERLQEHYDFTAVNGNLTVRSVAREISAKMLERLGV
- a CDS encoding CHAD domain-containing protein, which encodes MMRLEPTAPLWVAARALIAERKCDLEQRWNRAERTFDAEDIHDLRVSSRRLREALAFFSPCFPSKSLDRISSRTKHLTRMLGTMRNTDEAMIFFRSCATSGQRAPELDRLLSQLEQERKQELKLLKAGLQSHPLAPLREQLDALLLEPDLFANERVDPFTQIVAFAREMIVERMKGVAELLPLATDEKQVDALHRLRIAIKRLRYRYELLAPLAGSGHAELLAIVKAYQDLLGTMHDLDLFAEMVAKRLPETSDKTRLLAEIAGLRHALFADFSAMLRRSPLPDTGEQMRRSL